TGTCAGCCAACACTCTTGGTGAATAATATTGAATATATTATTGCTAGATTTTTTTGTCGACTTATTGCTAGAAGTTAAACgtattatagtataattaagtTTATGATATCGTAATAGCAGGAAAAACGGAGAATTGGGTTTAACCGTTCAAGACTTGAGAGAAACGTAGCCTTCCAGAGTAGCCGCCATTGAATGTCACATAAGTTATGCTATTACTTCCACAAAAGCCAACGCTCCAACTACCTTTTTGATTACTTAATCAACCTCAAGATAGTATATGCATGActtcaaaattacaaaatactATATTCATTTAGAACAAGTGGTTCACCTGTGTTATCAATATTCTGGTTTTTGTCAACGTATTTTCGACTCCATTATTcatattttggattttaaaaaatttaactttaTCTTATCGGTTGTCTTGAACCTGTCGTGTATATTCCAGTCATAACATTTAACGAAAGCAGATGATTTGggaatttatataattatcgAAAGTGttcaactatatattatatttgaatttattaagGATCATTGAAGAGGGACAGCAGCCTAATATGTTATGAtagtttgaagaaaaaaaaaattcaactgaagaaataacttttttaaagaagaaagatgTAGTTCTCCTATACGGCTATACATCGCATCTTACTGAATTCACATATAGTGATAAATGCGTAgcaaagtctcttaatctcataatcTTGACCCTTTCAGCAATAACGTAAGAAGTACGTTGTAAAAACCTTgcaaaataaaagtgaaaaagaaaCGTCTAGCCAACCCATACATAGAGCAGATGGTGGATCTGATTCATCTAACCGATTACATGTGTTATAATCCAAAACAATAACAGAAAAAATTAGAATGACGATAGAGACTATTAAACTCgataattgataaataaaaaagataatgcGAAGAGGAACTATAATCTTTTTGAGGTTAGCATAAAAATCTTCTTGCTAGGGTGGCATTAACGGTAAAACACATCATCCTTTCACGGTAGTGTTAGGGAAAGTATGGCTGAGATTAGGAAAGCATTGACGATGTAAATTGTAAAATATGGGAATCTTTATCGTTAATGGCGTGCGGAAAATGAGTAATCGATAGGACTCTTATTGTAGGAGCGAGGACCAACGATTAAGATGAAATTTGACAAAGTCAGATGGGTCCATATTCTATAAAAGCAGTCCCAATTCTATAGGCTTATATTTCCCACAACGGCATAAAGTCTTCACTCCCTTTATAATATAAACATCCATTAACTGTTTCATATGCAGATATTGGCGCATGAAACGttataaaagtataaataacataaaataatttgttttaaaatgattGTGGCTCTTTTAAagagtttgaaaattttataatatccaacaacccccccccccctccccccccctccccccctcccccccccccccccccccccccccccccccccccatgaTTTGGCTTCCATTTATACAATTTGGTGGGAggtgttttctgtttttttttttgtagattgaGTATAGTTTTGGTCATAAAAAGAGAGTATATAGTGGGTCGAGTAACCTTCTGCAATATTGACAGCCCTATCTAAAAGTAATactttcataatatttttaggAGACAGTCAGTATCAGTACGTAAAGTCCGATGACCTGTAAAACGATAATGGTATCTTGTTTTACATGTAAGCATGTCAAAAAGATTAATTGTCTGCGTAACATAGTAAAAAGGTTTCAATATTGCCAACTTAACAAGATTAATAGTCTGCGTAATACGTTAAAGAGGTTTCAATACTGCCAACTTGAGAAAACTTTTGTAGGATAGAATAGCCCGGCCGTGGATGGTTTTAGATTCGGTCGATTATATgagattatatattataatactgCTAATTAGATTTGATAGATTCACATGTATCATTATAATATCTTATAGATTCATAGTATTTTCTATagcttttgtaaaatataaagcATAATCGTGTGTGTCTGAGTTTAAGTGGATGCGTGATAGTGGAGAGACTCACTTAAAAACATGCTTTGCATGACCAAATAGAAAGGGTTTCTAGCCAAGTCATCCTTCGGTGTATGTATGTCCAGGTGTTTGTATATCTTTATAATAATATGGTAGGAGATGGAAAATCAAGAACTTATATCACATATTCGATTTTCTAAATTATCCATACATCCAGTTTCCAACTCACAAGTAACAACTCAACCATATTTCCATGggaaattatttttcttatagagATTAATTTAAACCAGAAATGCTCTCATTAACTAACAAACTTCACTCTCGTTAACtggtaccaaaaaaaaaacgatcacAATGTGCAGTAATCAGTTTGTACAAGGCCAACATGAACCAAGAGTTCACTTGAACCAGAAACAAAATTCCCGGTTATCCACACTTTCACAGATAGATTGAGCCCAAGAATGAATGAACCCATAAACTTTTTTGTGGGGCATGCATGTAATATTCCTTTTAGCccatctaatatattaaaacagaagtcatgacttcttttcatgtgtgattttttaagtttggaccattcctagaaaatatcatattttacataagttcattattatatcttttaatatctttatctttttatttgaaatacaaatgaatatatttaaaatgttctaacaaaatctttttaaaatcttcttagaatccttttaaatttactttcaaaaattagttagttttaatttaaattatcataaaatataattagaaattaaaattgaatatagttttggtttatatacgaatatttaaataaaatgaaattaattaattacaaaaatacatttactaataatttgtaaagattttgttagaaataaatatttatttctattttaattttttcaaatttgttttctaataaaataaaaatcataattttttgatgagtgatatttttatttggaccatcatttaaattttatattaaatgtatatcactaatgctaatacatataatatttttaactactttaatcataatatcttttatatcttttaatttttttaaaaaaaaattaaaattctaacaaatctcttgaaaaagattataataagatcttaattgtcataaattgaatataaatattttcaactaattttgtaattagtaatgaaatgttactaaaaaataaaattatatcctattttatcaattttataataatatctatcattttaaaataaaaatgttatattgaacaaaatatgataaaattattttaaattgataagttaacatattttattttcatacatataaaatatttatgctaaaaatataatatgttggtagaacgggttaatattagtaaactatataatacatgtataaaaatttaacttatcttaaactttttaatatacagtaatttattatataaaattaataaacattaaaaaattactaaaaaaatctagcgatttgaattacggatcatgattgtaataaattaaatacaaaattgttttcatatatgttctTTCATGCATtccaaaaaatagtttagcaatcaaatgcaaatttagtaggacaaatatataataagcaacatatatatgtgatgattttaatttattgcatgaagactataaaattattatatttgacataattatacaaacatttaaatatgtgagtaacattaaaaatatataataattatgtaaaacaaatatctatatatatatatacatatatatataaaaatgtgaaaatatatacccgcacggttgtgcgggtagAAATCTTGTTATACGAATTAAAAAGAATACACAATTGCAAGGTGAAGGATGAACATCAGAAACTAGCCACATATTTTTCTTTCTGACGATAAGATTGATGCTTTCTTCAACTTTGtctttccttaatcaaattgaTTCATCATCCCAACGCATTGTTAAACCAAATAGTGAGAGACAATGGCTTCAACAAGAATAAACTCATTAACAACAATCTACAAATCCCCAAGAAGATACAGTTCTAACCACAAATcaccaaaccaaatcaaactagTTTCAAACTCCCTAAGCTCTAAACCCAACACAACACAGCTCCCAAGTAACCTCTACACTGTCAGTTTCAAGACTATTGGAACAGGTAAGCTTAGCATCTCAAGATACCCTGATTTCGAATATTCTCCTCAAGGAGGTTCCGGCTCCGGAACTGCCCGGTGCATCGACGCGGACGGTGGTGATAAAAACAGAACTTCAAACTCTGAACTGTCCGTTAGTTTCGATGTGGGCACTCTTTACATTCCTTCTCTTACAAACCAAACCACGAAGTTTCTTGGCTTACCATTACCGCCGTTTCTGAAAATCGACATAGCTCCGGAGATGTTCCAAGGAACCATCGACCAAGATTCCGGCAAGGTATAACTTTCAATGCTctcattatataaattttattgtgatatggattaaataatttaaatatatattttagataagttatatttataattgaaaTTGGTTTTAAGTAGTCTCGTATATATACAAATTCTATGTAATTTATGAAATCACAACGTAGCAACTGAATAATATTAATACGgaagaatattttataaattttattttgatatggattaaataattttagatatatatatcataaaatttagattagtaatatttatagttaaaatagttttaagtcACGTATATATACAACTCTATGTAATTTATGAAATCACAACATATCAActcaaaaataatcatattttcTAATTCTACAGTTTGCATTTGCATAATTTGAAGGTGGAGCTGGAGTTCACTGCTAAGTTCTGTTTTACGGCGGGAGGTGGGATATACAGAGCTCCGCCGTTGGTGGTGAAAACGGTGTTGACGACGGAGGAGTCTAtaggagagaagaagagagggagaggagagaggaTGGACGGAGAAGGAAAGTGTAGGCTCGTCGGTGTTGCGAGAGTTGAGACTGTGGACGATTTGTTTATGAACACGTTCCTCTCTCTCCCGTCGGAGTGTCTCGCCGATCTACAAGCTGTTATTTCAGTCGCCGGTTCTTGAGTTGATGATAATCATATTACACATTTACTATTTTAATTGAGGGATATATTCAAGTAAAAATTGTTTATAAGTCTTATAGATGACTCTGGAAGATTTGAATGAACATATAAACAAATTACAGCTCGAATGTGAGATTAATACATATGTCACACACTCACGCTTGTTTGTTTGTGAAATGTGATCAACCAAATGCTGTATATTTTAGTGATTGATTTGACCGACATTTTATTGATTATATTTCTAGTGCAATTTGATTGAATACCGCAGATGAAGTGTCACGAGAAAGACTATTCTATTCTCTAAAAAGATATACATTCACAGATAAAAATCTGAGCATATGTGAGTTTGGGACCCAtgtatttttttagtaaaaagatggaaaataatcctcaaaaaaaaacttcagatttcataccttttttttatttaacagaTTTCATACCATtagattaaattaatattatgtaCTCTCCTTCTCAGTTTCATTTAAGGTTTAAATTGCTGGGGACCATTTGGAtttaagagagaaaaaactcataaattcgTTCAGAAAAAGATTCGAGTTTAGAAACTGGAATAAAATCATCATCGTTAGTACGAACTAATTAGAACATCTTCAAAGAGacactctattttgaagtttctaaaattctatatttgaagtttaaatgtattattctctaaaatcaaaacttcaaattaaacttcaaacatatttttattttatactatggtttttatatttataataattaatttaaattcataaaaaaaaattactaacacaaatataaaaatattacaacaatattaattagtaaaatgttatattaaaatataatttttttaaaaagataacataattaatattaaaatttaagcaaAATACCATaatattccataaaattatttcccTTATGCATATATGATCATCTAGTGCATTTCGAATTAAAAAAGactctctttatttttaatttgtagattacaaactaaaaattgttgaaatcgggTGATATCAATacttgtaaatatattatatctgaaaaaagtaaaagagaaaaataaaatattgctgCAAAACTTAACTTCTACCAATGACATTAATACTTGTGAATACATTTGATCTGAACCAGAAAGAATCAtacgaaaaatacataaaaaaacatcaaccatcttcggttacacaaatttgtttgaacaatattttggagattttggagGTTCCGGATGACGTTTACCTGACTATTAgtgttttgtaatatttaaatttgtttaatagttatgtcttcatgtaatttttttaaaaaaatattttgttaagtttcttttacatattgttgttttataaatctagtcaaaatattttaaatcttcattagttttatttaattttatatgtgaaacttaaatttataaaaaaattgaaatatttatgagatataaaaatttgaaagattaaaacgataaacaaagaaatattagagaatataaatgtgatgtataattgtaagaaccaaaatgcaaacaaaaatataaaattttgaatttgaaattttggagagcaaaaaacttcatatttaaagttatatagtttcttttggagatgctctacaAAGTGCAACATAATTAATCTTTAATTTACTACGTTTCAGAAAAGATTTCTGTTCTTCTAGGACAATAATAAGACAATAATGATTTTGTGTGTGTCGTATCACTAGATGCTTAAGATCGCaacttaaaatctaaaaaccactGATTTGTTTGACTTTATATTAATTATCTATTTGGGCAGGACTAATGTGTAGTACTCTTAgtacaaattaattatttattaataattacgAAAAACAGCTAATCATCAACGAAATGAAatattttactccaaatatTTCCCGGACCGACTCTCTTTCACACGCGCAGTACTTGAAGGTGCGGCTCTGAACCATCGTGCTGTCACGTATTCGCccataacatattatttatttgttattatctTTTAGATAGAAATGGAAGATTCATAACATATTAGAGTTTGATTAGTTCTTCCACTATCATCCACCAAAATTATGTTTGTGGAAAGTTATATTTGTTAATGATTGAGAATAAGTTACAcaaattattagaaaatatatgatCCTAACATTGGCATAGAAAATATATTGATCCTAACAAATTATTAGATAGAAAGTTATATGCACTTCACCACTTCAGTCAGCTATTTTGTAAACTAATAGAGGAGAAAAAGTAAACTTTGGCATGAAAAGTTTTTTGGACAGAGAGTTACTTAGATGATCCTAACATTGAATAAATGTTCAGAGAATATTTTTAAGTACGATGAAGATTTACTCTTTTTTATAATcagttaaaaatgttttttctttaataatttatCTATACTTACTTTATAAACTAGGCTAGCTTTTgctatttatgaataatttgtcgACAGACAATCTACTTTAACTTGGAGATGGTAAGATTGCAACTCTGACAAATTAGTTATAGACTTATAGTTATTACATCATAAGACTTGTGTGATATTTATTACAGTGTTCCACGCGTCTCTCTCTTTCGCCACGCGCTTCTACTCCTTTACGCTCAcgggatctctctctctctctctctctctctctttttccatTGCTGTAGCGagatcttctttcttctctcatCTCTCTGTTTCGCTCGATGCATCCACCTGTCTCCGCGATTTGatggacaagaagaagaagctgctgCCACACCTAAACCAATTCACTCTCCCCGATCATCGTCCCACCGACTTATAAGTCTTCTTCCcctctaataaaaaaaaatacaaaggagaagctcttcttcttcttcttctttctttctccttcttcttcttcctcttttgatAATAAGATGGCGCGAAATCTGTTATGGGTTGTTGTACTTATTGTTGTAGTCTCTTGCCTTGTTTGGACACTGGAAGCGAGTGAAGGAGATGCTGATCCTCTTTACAAGTAAGTCTCCGATCCTCAAGAACCTTTGCTTTGTACTCTTAGATTCgtttttttagtttatgattGTGGTCTGCTTTCATATCTAATTTAGTTTGGAGTTCCTGTCTAAACTAAAAATGCAGACGCTGAGGGTTTTCTTAATTAGTTTGAGAGTCGACCGTTAGACTCATTTACTGATTTCGAGTTCATACAAGGATTTATAATCCTCTTTCTGTTTAGTgcaatttgatttctttttagga
The sequence above is a segment of the Brassica napus cultivar Da-Ae unplaced genomic scaffold, Da-Ae ScsIHWf_2536;HRSCAF=3277, whole genome shotgun sequence genome. Coding sequences within it:
- the LOC106382772 gene encoding uncharacterized protein LOC106382772 — protein: MASTRINSLTTIYKSPRRYSSNHKSPNQIKLVSNSLSSKPNTTQLPSNLYTVSFKTIGTGKLSISRYPDFEYSPQGGSGSGTARCIDADGGDKNRTSNSELSVSFDVGTLYIPSLTNQTTKFLGLPLPPFLKIDIAPEMFQGTIDQDSGKVELEFTAKFCFTAGGGIYRAPPLVVKTVLTTEESIGEKKRGRGERMDGEGKCRLVGVARVETVDDLFMNTFLSLPSECLADLQAVISVAGS